A window of Acinonyx jubatus isolate Ajub_Pintada_27869175 chromosome B2, VMU_Ajub_asm_v1.0, whole genome shotgun sequence genomic DNA:
TGAATATTGGGTTTAATTCATTAGAGTCATGCTTTATTCTGTGTAGTACTGCCTTGTGAGAACTCTTAGtgaattatgtatttaatttccCTATATTTGTGTCTCAGGTAGTAACTATATCTTATATTTATAATGCTCAACAGATTTTATAATAGGTACATGGAAATACTGGCTTATTAATGAACACATTTTCTCCTGCTTTTGCACCATGCAGATGGGCCCAGCAGGAACTCAGGCTGGCTCCTATCTAAATCCAGGAGTGACTCATTTTAGGAGCAGTAGAAATTCAGCCTAATTTTCCATGACACTCTAAAGAATTCCTGTTCTCTAGCCACTGCTGCTCAAGGTCATATGTAAGGTCACAGCCAGAGTCAGGAACACTAGTCAAGGCTTCTCCCAACTGACAGTTCAATAATTATGATGTActtactttacaaatattttctactttattataaaaagacCAATAGATAGGAAGCTATCTATTATCTGTTCATTCTTTCCACTATGCCAAATCAGTAATAGGTGAAAGGGCTTTAATAGTTGGAGAGAAAATCCAGATGATATGCCTACAAGGGGGAATATCAAAATCTGGGGTGAAAATGTGAGTAGAGAGAGAATGGGGGCAGTGGAGAAGGCAAGTGACTCTTCCAGGAAAAAGCCTGGACTGGCTTTTGGTAGAACtgacaggaaaataaataatgagtgGGGAACACCATCAGAGACAGTCTGGAATGGGGATAAATGGATAAGACTGCAGACCACACAAAAATCCCTCCCTCTGTGCCACCCACAACCCAGAAAGCCAGACCAGCAGGATGTCTACTGTAGACATTTAGAAAAAACTAAAGGAttcagaaggaagagggaagaaccATCTGGATGAGAGACATTTATGATCTTTTCTggaattttcctttctccttggtATAGAGAGGGTGAAGGAAAtaagttctcttttcttctcagattctacttttttcattttaaaaaggaggtaGGCAAGTGTCCTGGGAAGTCAAAGACGAGCCTGCTTATACACAAAATCTAATAGTACATGGAAATATTATAGATTGGTCCTGACACCCAGGAACTCTGTCCTCAATCTCCAACTCACAGTCAGATATGGGGCATTGCCTTCTAAGGTCCCCAAACTTCCTTTAGTCATGCTGCTCCTCCCAAGACTCAGTGTCCTATGTTGGTGTCTACCCCATGTGTCCATCAAACATGTTTTCATTCCAAGACCACCATCTTCTGCAGAGAACACTTgcattattcattctttcttctttatctccCTTCTTGCTTCTCCTTCTTGCTTATCACCTCATCCCTTGACCAGTTTCAATAAGAACACAGCTGATGAAGAGTTAATGTTGTTAACTGCCAGTACTCTGCCCTTCCTGGTGTCCAGGAAATAGGAATGGTGAGTCTAATTCCTCATCTTAGGAAGGGCATGGAAGAGCTGGGACCTTTCTGAAGGATCACCGTGGGGAAGGGATCTGGCCCTTGCCAAGAGTCTGCTGCTCCATCAGGTAGACTGGGTAGGAATTAGGGCCCCCATCATCCTCTGGGTCATTGTCCTCTGTGTTTTGGACCAGTGCACGGCGTGTTTTCATCGTACAGGCAATCTGTGATTAGGAGAAAGGAGGAATGAGTTTCATCTGCCATGCCACTTGCTTTCCTCAATACCCATAACCCTTCAATTCTACTCTCCCTGATCCTAGCCATTTAGCTTCCTTCTTTCCCAAGATTCCATCCAAACCTTGATCCTTATTCCAGCCCCAGATCCCATGCACTAAGTCCCAGACTTCATCTCCAGTTCCCTCCTCTGTCCAATTTTCCCTCTCCTGATATTCCCTGTTCTCATATCCCAGATTCTATCTCCAGCCCCCAGTTTTTCcctattctatttccttttctctcagccACAGAATTTTCTTCAATGCCACTGTTCATGCCTCATGCATCTATTGTCCTTCCCCAAAGCTTTCACCACCACTACCCCTTTATTACCATCCTCCCACCATGCCTCTTTTCCTGGGCTAATTACTGCCTCTTGTTCAGATCCATAATCTCTCATCAACTCCCTGTCTCATGGGTTCACTCCTCTGTAGCATCCCTGCCCCTTACCAAGAAGATAAGGCCAAGGAACACCAGGAAGAGAATCACAGCCACCAGGACCACAATAACTATGGCCCATGCAGGGAATGAATCATTCTCCCTCGTTCCTCCAGCACGAAGACCTCCCTGTGAGCCATCTTTGTTCTGATATGGATGGTTTTGGTTGCCTGGGGCTTCTGACATGATGGAACTCAGCTCTATGTGAGATGTGGTGAGTGTCAAAGAACCAATGGGTACCCCATAGGTAACATCAGTTTTATTTGAACCAGGAGAGGTATTAGTGACAGATTTGTCTCCTGTGACATTGAATGGAGGTCTTATAGTCTCTGTGGAAGCTGTGTTTTTTCCTACACTTTCTTTAGGTTTTCTTGGGGGTTTTGTGGTCTCAGTGGCCAATGTGGCCTTTACTCCATGTTTTATAGATTTGGCTTGAGTTCTTGTTGTCTTCTTATTGGCTGGAGTGGCATTTTCTCCATGTTCTTTGGGCCTCTCTGGGGCTCTTGTGGTATTGCTGTTGGCCGAGATGATCTTCTCCCCATGGTCTGTGGGAATTCCTGGGGCTCTTGTGGTCTTCCCATTGACCGTTGTGTTCTTCTCCCCATGGTTCTTGGGCTCTTCTAGGGCTCTAGTGGTCTTCCCCTCATGGTCCTTGGGGCCTTCTGGGGCTCTCGTGGTCATCCTATTGGCCAGTGTTGTTTTCTCCCCATTGTCCTTGGGCCCTTCTGGGGCTCTTGTGGTCTCCCTGTTGGTTGGGGTGGTTTTCTCCCCATGGTCTGTAGGAACTTCTGGGGCTCTCGTGGTCATCCCATTGGCCAGTGTAGTCTTCTCCCTGTGATTCCTGGGCCCTTCTGGAGCTCCTGTGGTCTTCCCGTTGGCTGGGGTGGTCTTCTCCCTCTGGTCCTTGGGCCCTTTTAGGGCTCTGGTGGTCTTCTCCCCATGGTCCTTGGGGCCTTCTGGGGCTCTCGTGGTCATCCCATTGACTGTTGTGTTCTTCTCCCCATGGTCCTTGGACCCTTGTAGGGCTCTGGTGGTCTTACCCCCATCATCCTTGGACCCTTCTGGGACTCTTGTGGTCTTACCATTGGCCAGGGTGGTCTTCTCCTTATGGTCGTTGGGCCCCCCTAGGACTCTAGTGGTCTTCCTGTTGACTGTGGTGGTCTTCTCCCCATGATGCTTGGGACCTTCCAGGGCTCTTGTGGTCTCCCTGTTGGCTGGGGTGGTCTTCCCATGGTCCTTGGGCCCTTCTGGGGCACTCATCGTCTTCCCATTGGCTAGGGTTGTCTTCTCACCATAGTCTTTGATCCCTTCTAGGGCTCTAGTGGTCTTCCCCCTATGGTCCGTGGGCCCTTCTGGGGCTCTTGTCGTCTTCCCATTGGCCAGGGTGTTTTTCTCCCTGTGGTCCTTGGTCCTTTCTAGGGCTCTAGTGGTCTTCCCCCCATGGTTCTCAGGCCCTTCTGGGGCTCCCGTGGTCTTCCCATTAGCTGGCGTTGTCTTCTCACCAGAGCCCTTGGGCCCTTCTAGGGTTCTTGTGGTTTTCTTCCCATATTCCTTGGGGCCTTCTGGGGCTCTCGTGATCATCCCATTGGCAGATGTAGTCCTTTCCTCATGGTTCTTGGACCTTTCTGGGGCACTTGTGATCTTCCTGACTGTGGTGGTCTTCTCCCTGTGGTCCTTGGGCCCTTCTGGAGTTCTTGTGGTCTTTTCCTCATGTTCCTTGGGCCCTTCTGGGACACTTGTGGTCACCCCATTGGCTGATGTAGTCTTCTCATCATGTCCCTTGGGGCCTTCTGGGGCACTTGTGATCTTCCTGTTGACTGTAGTGGTCTTCTTCTCATGATCCTTAGGCCCTTCCGGGGATCTTGTGATTTCCTTGTTGGCTGGGGTGATCTTCTCATGGTCCTTGAACCCTGATAGGGATCTCATGGTCTTCCCATTGGCTGGGGTGGTCTTCTCCCCATAGTCCTTGGGCCCTTCTAGGGTTCTTGTGATCATCCCGTTGGCTGATGTAGTCTTCTCCCCATGACCCTTGGGGCTTTCTGGGGCATTTGTGGTCTTCCCGTTGACTGTAGTGGTCTTCTTCTCATGATTCTTAGGCCCTTCCACGGGTCTTGTGACCTCCCTGTTGGCTGGGGTGGTCTTCTCATGGTCCTTGGGCCCTGCTGGGGCTCTCATGGTCTTTCCATTGGCGGGGGTTGTCTTCTCACCATAGTCAGTGGGCCCTTCTGGGGCCCTTGTGATCCTTCTGCTGTCCGGAGTGGTGTTCTGTCCATGTTTCTTGGACTTTTGGGGGGTTAGTGTGGTTTTCTTGTTGGTTGATGTAGTCTCTTCTCCATATTTTGTAGATTCTGTTGGGACTCCCGGAGTCTTCTCATAAGGCAATGTGGCTACTTTTCCATGTTCTAGTGAGTTTTCTAGTGATTTTGTGATATTTATATGAGCTGATATGGTGCTGTGTCCATGTTCTCTAAGTGTTGCTGGTATTTGTGTGGTCTTTTCAATGGGTGATGTCCTGTTTATATGTCCTGTAGTCTTCATCATCGTTGTGCCTGAGGCAACTGTAGTTCTGAGATTAGCAGCTATTGTATGATCTCCAGCTCTTTCTGACCTTCGTGGGGTTCTTGTAACCTCATCTGATGGGGCTGTTGTGCTTTTGCCTGAGGAATACACAGGTATTTTTTTGCTCTCCGAATTTCCTGAGTTGTGGACAGGATttatggtcttctgtgaagtagCGCTTTTACTCTCTGAAGTAATGTTTCTCAAAGATGTTACACTTTTATCTGATCCTATAACTGATTTGAACTTAAGGCAAGTTGTTTTGATCTTGGGTGCTGACGTTGGATATTTTACACCAGACGATCCTTTATGTGTGTTAGTAGAGTCAGTAGGATCAATAGACCGTCCATTCCGAACATTTGGGTCTCTTCCTTGATTGCTCGGGGTTTTTTCAGAAGTAGGAAGAACTTCATGATGACTTGTAGAGTTTTGGGAATTACCTATGTGTTTGTAAATCGGCTTGAGATGGTGTGTAGTGTTGCAATTGCGTTTTAGATTATGGGTTTCTGTAGATTTACTAAGGTCTAGAGGGCTATGGCTTGACTGAAGAGCAGTATGATCAGGGGGTGCACTATAAACAAAGCCTGAAATAGGAGGGAACAAATTATCAGATGCTGGGGAATCACCAGTTTTCTGAAGTTCTTGAAATGTGATAGCACCTGTGAAGGAAAAGAGGCAAATAAGAAActtccattattttcttccttgtttctctgcccacctctccctctaAGGGTCCCTTTATTACCCTAGATATATCTCCCCAGCCAGTATCCTCAAAATACTATGACTTAAAATCCCCATTCTCTCCTCTAGTCTCTGGACCTTTGTTCAGGTTGTGCCTTCAGCAAGAATGCCACTTCACCTCTTCTCCACTTCCACTCCTCAGTTCTGAAATTCAGACCTTTCTGGCTTTATGGCATCTTTCCAGATCCTTCCAAGCATATAAGATCTAGTTTCATCTCAATGCtcaaaaaattctttattaataCCCTTTCCTGCTACCTTCAACCCAACCTTACAGTTATTTGTGTGCCTATCAACCTCTACTTCCTGCCCTACCTATCAAATCACAAGATTTTGAGATCAGATATTGAGGGTATTTTGTTCCACAAATGCTCCTTTAGAGTTTATATACTTATGAAATGGAGTTCCCTTTCCATGACAGGGCTGAGAGGAAAGGGAACAAATATCAGAATCTCCATCTTTCCATAACATTCCAGCTCCATCTCAAATGTAATTGTGTAACAGACTGAAGTAAGACTTCTGGCAGAACTTGCCATAGGATTAATAAGTAGACACAGGTGATGAATAGGAGGAGGATAAAAAGAGGAATTGAAGATGGATAGAGGAAGGATATGGAAGACTTCATTTTGGTGTTAAAGTTTGGTTTGGATGTAGAGAAGTAGATGAGATGACTCAACCCTATGGTCCCCCACTGGACACCCCTCTCTTCACACGCCTAAAGCTATCTGGGATAGATGAAGTTTGCCCgcttgaaagaaaaagatgtctGCTTGGGGGTCCTGAGATGAGTGAATGAGGCAGCTGAATTGTAGAAGAGACTGACTGTGTTTAAGGACAGGGTGTGAGAGAAAACACCTCTATCAATAAACAGATATGGGCCTTAATTACatgggaaaaaaacaaccaacGGGGACAGAGGAGATGTCTCTGATACCTAGTCAGGAGATCGCCAAAGAGTGAGGGAGATAGTGTTGTTACATAACTGAGATTTCCAGTC
This region includes:
- the MUCL3 gene encoding mucin-like protein 3 encodes the protein MAQPAHCIRSTFGLHCCLIFLLASQEAGAITFQELQKTGDSPASDNLFPPISGFVYSAPPDHTALQSSHSPLDLSKSTETHNLKRNCNTTHHLKPIYKHIGNSQNSTSHHEVLPTSEKTPSNQGRDPNVRNGRSIDPTDSTNTHKGSSGVKYPTSAPKIKTTCLKFKSVIGSDKSVTSLRNITSESKSATSQKTINPVHNSGNSESKKIPVYSSGKSTTAPSDEVTRTPRRSERAGDHTIAANLRTTVASGTTMMKTTGHINRTSPIEKTTQIPATLREHGHSTISAHINITKSLENSLEHGKVATLPYEKTPGVPTESTKYGEETTSTNKKTTLTPQKSKKHGQNTTPDSRRITRAPEGPTDYGEKTTPANGKTMRAPAGPKDHEKTTPANREVTRPVEGPKNHEKKTTTVNGKTTNAPESPKGHGEKTTSANGMITRTLEGPKDYGEKTTPANGKTMRSLSGFKDHEKITPANKEITRSPEGPKDHEKKTTTVNRKITSAPEGPKGHDEKTTSANGVTTSVPEGPKEHEEKTTRTPEGPKDHREKTTTVRKITSAPERSKNHEERTTSANGMITRAPEGPKEYGKKTTRTLEGPKGSGEKTTPANGKTTGAPEGPENHGGKTTRALERTKDHREKNTLANGKTTRAPEGPTDHRGKTTRALEGIKDYGEKTTLANGKTMSAPEGPKDHGKTTPANRETTRALEGPKHHGEKTTTVNRKTTRVLGGPNDHKEKTTLANGKTTRVPEGSKDDGGKTTRALQGSKDHGEKNTTVNGMTTRAPEGPKDHGEKTTRALKGPKDQREKTTPANGKTTGAPEGPRNHREKTTLANGMTTRAPEVPTDHGEKTTPTNRETTRAPEGPKDNGEKTTLANRMTTRAPEGPKDHEGKTTRALEEPKNHGEKNTTVNGKTTRAPGIPTDHGEKIISANSNTTRAPERPKEHGENATPANKKTTRTQAKSIKHGVKATLATETTKPPRKPKESVGKNTASTETIRPPFNVTGDKSVTNTSPGSNKTDVTYGVPIGSLTLTTSHIELSSIMSEAPGNQNHPYQNKDGSQGGLRAGGTRENDSFPAWAIVIVVLVAVILFLVFLGLIFLIACTMKTRRALVQNTEDNDPEDDGGPNSYPVYLMEQQTLGKGQIPSPR